One genomic segment of Culturomica massiliensis includes these proteins:
- the speA gene encoding biosynthetic arginine decarboxylase encodes MRKWSIDDSAELYNINGWGLNYFSINEKGHVAVTPKSDGPSIDLKELMEELQVRDVEAPVLLRFPDILDNRIEKISNCFEFAAREYGYTAKNFIIYPIKVNQMRPVVEEIVSHGNKFNIGLEAGSKPELHAVLSIDIDDDAMIICNGYKDESYLELALLAQKMGKRIFLVVEKLMELRTIAKLSKKMNIRPNIGIRIKLASSGSGKWEESGGDVSKFGVNSSELLEALDILDKHKMRDCLQLIHFHIGSQVTNIRRIKTALKEASQFYVQLQNMGFNISFVDIGGGLGVDYDGTRSATSGNSMNYSIQEYVNDAVSSIVDACEKNELQQPNIITESGRSLTAHHSVLIFEALASTHLPVFDENEEISEDAHELVKELYDLWENLNQPRLLETWHDAVQCREDALGLFNLGLIDLHTRAQVERLFWSVAREVYNMAEATKHAPDELKKISKMLPDKYFCNFSLFQSLPDSWAIDQIFPIIPISRLNEQPTKSATIQDITCDSDGKIDNFISTRNFSYHLPVHELSGKDPYYFGVFLVGAYQEILGDLHNLFGDTNAVHIKVKGNEYVIDKIIEGETVADVLEYVQFTPKKMARTVEVWVTSSVKKGIISAEEGREFLSNYRSGLYGYTYLEQ; translated from the coding sequence ATGAGAAAATGGAGTATTGACGATTCAGCGGAACTGTACAATATCAACGGTTGGGGGCTGAACTATTTTTCTATCAATGAAAAAGGGCATGTTGCAGTTACCCCGAAAAGTGACGGACCTTCTATCGATTTGAAAGAATTGATGGAAGAGTTACAGGTTCGTGACGTAGAAGCCCCGGTATTATTACGTTTTCCGGACATCTTGGACAATCGTATCGAAAAGATTTCCAATTGTTTTGAATTTGCAGCCCGTGAATACGGTTATACGGCAAAAAATTTCATTATCTATCCTATAAAAGTCAATCAAATGCGACCTGTGGTTGAGGAAATCGTCAGCCACGGCAATAAATTCAATATCGGACTCGAAGCCGGCTCGAAACCGGAACTCCATGCCGTGCTTTCCATTGACATCGACGATGATGCAATGATCATTTGCAACGGCTATAAAGATGAAAGCTACCTTGAGTTAGCCCTTCTGGCCCAAAAAATGGGAAAACGCATTTTTCTGGTGGTGGAAAAACTGATGGAACTGCGGACAATCGCCAAATTATCCAAAAAAATGAATATCCGTCCCAACATCGGTATCCGTATCAAATTAGCCAGTTCAGGCAGCGGAAAATGGGAAGAGTCAGGGGGGGATGTCAGCAAATTCGGTGTCAATTCGAGTGAACTTCTCGAAGCTCTGGATATTCTCGACAAACATAAAATGAGAGATTGCCTCCAACTGATACATTTCCATATCGGTAGCCAGGTAACCAACATACGCCGCATCAAAACAGCCTTGAAAGAAGCTTCCCAATTCTATGTACAGTTACAAAATATGGGATTCAATATCAGCTTTGTAGACATCGGCGGCGGACTCGGAGTAGACTATGACGGTACCCGTTCGGCAACCTCAGGAAACAGCATGAACTATTCCATACAGGAATATGTAAATGATGCCGTATCTTCCATTGTCGATGCCTGTGAGAAAAACGAGCTTCAGCAACCCAATATCATTACGGAATCCGGTCGTTCATTGACGGCACATCACTCGGTATTGATATTCGAAGCATTGGCCAGTACACATCTTCCGGTTTTCGATGAAAATGAAGAGATCTCCGAAGACGCTCATGAATTGGTCAAAGAATTGTACGACTTATGGGAAAATTTAAACCAACCCCGTTTGCTGGAGACCTGGCACGATGCCGTACAATGCCGGGAAGACGCTTTAGGCTTATTCAATCTCGGACTGATAGACCTTCATACCCGCGCACAGGTAGAACGGTTGTTCTGGTCGGTAGCACGGGAAGTATACAACATGGCCGAAGCCACGAAACATGCACCCGATGAATTAAAAAAGATTTCCAAGATGTTACCGGATAAATATTTCTGTAACTTCTCATTATTTCAATCTCTTCCGGATTCATGGGCCATCGATCAGATATTTCCGATCATACCGATCAGCCGGTTAAATGAACAACCGACGAAATCTGCAACAATTCAGGACATTACCTGTGATTCCGATGGAAAAATCGACAATTTTATCTCTACCCGCAATTTTTCATACCATTTGCCGGTACATGAACTGTCAGGGAAAGACCCCTACTACTTCGGTGTATTCCTGGTGGGTGCCTATCAGGAAATCCTGGGCGATTTGCACAACCTTTTCGGAGATACGAATGCCGTACACATCAAGGTAAAAGGAAACGAATACGTCATTGATAAAATCATCGAAGGGGAAACCGTTGCCGATGTCTTGGAATATGTACAATTTACGCCTAAAAAGATGGCCCGTACTGTCGAAGTATGGGTAACCAGTTCTGTTAAGAAAGGCATCATTTCAGCAGAAGAGGGCCGCGAATTCCTTTCCAACTATCGTTCAGGCCTATACGGTTACACTTATTTGGAACAATAA
- a CDS encoding AraC family transcriptional regulator — translation MQPKQSTREEYQRRINIIVEYINNHLDETIDLGFLAEMSHFSPCHFHRILKAFLGEPIGAFIVRMRLETAARLLRYTELPVQEIAWRVGYDAPSSLSKVFRQYYAITPNDYRNNKNYTIMRPVLLNPDLKLKAPKIIEMEPKSVIYLRLTGAYMNIDYAGAWTRLWAFVKEHKLFSAGIEHLCVYHDDPKVTEADKLRTDVCLVVRKPAVAKGEVGVKCIEGGKYAVFSYQGPYADLGVVYDTIYGKWLPESGYTLGMTPGFEKYLNHPDKTEPGKLKTELYIPIES, via the coding sequence ATGCAACCTAAACAATCTACCAGAGAAGAATATCAAAGACGAATCAATATAATCGTTGAATACATCAACAATCATTTGGATGAAACGATTGATTTGGGATTCTTGGCAGAAATGTCTCATTTTTCCCCCTGCCATTTTCATCGTATATTAAAAGCTTTTTTGGGTGAGCCGATCGGTGCCTTTATTGTACGGATGAGGTTGGAGACCGCTGCCCGTTTGTTGCGGTATACGGAACTCCCGGTTCAGGAAATTGCCTGGCGGGTTGGTTACGATGCACCATCCTCTTTATCGAAAGTTTTCCGGCAATATTATGCCATTACGCCGAATGATTACCGTAACAATAAAAATTATACGATTATGAGACCTGTTTTATTGAATCCCGATTTAAAATTAAAAGCTCCCAAGATCATAGAGATGGAGCCGAAAAGTGTGATCTATCTCCGGTTGACCGGTGCTTATATGAATATCGACTATGCCGGTGCCTGGACCCGTTTATGGGCTTTTGTAAAAGAGCACAAATTGTTTTCTGCCGGCATAGAGCATCTTTGTGTGTATCATGACGATCCCAAAGTGACGGAAGCGGATAAGTTGAGAACAGATGTATGCCTGGTTGTCCGGAAACCGGCTGTAGCCAAAGGAGAAGTCGGCGTAAAATGTATCGAAGGTGGTAAATATGCCGTTTTCTCTTATCAGGGACCTTATGCTGATTTGGGGGTTGTGTATGATACGATATATGGGAAATGGTTGCCTGAAAGCGGATATACCCTGGGAATGACTCCCGGATTTGAAAAATACCTGAATCATCCGGATAAGACAGAGCCCGGGAAACTAAAGACAGAACTTTATATTCCTATAGAAAGTTAA
- a CDS encoding amidohydrolase family protein, which produces MEKLICNARILTMNAGMDVIADGYIRIKDGKIEAIGPMEECHVENFPGEIKDVRGMLVMPGFVNTHTHVPMTMLRGYADDLPLHTWLTEHIFPAEARLVTPENVRIATRLAFVEMIKSGTTCFNDMYFFEDVIADEARKAGIRGVMNESVIDFPTSSFKSVDEGLAISEKLIREWQGDPLIHPSVTVHAPYTCSKETLQKAKCLADRYTTLLQIHVAETRKEVEDITARTGMPPAEYLYSIGLLDRNVIAAHCVWLNAREVRLMAECGTSIGHCPKSNLKLASGIADTDTYLKAGITVGIGTDGTASNNTLDMVEEMRFAALLPKAMHYDPEAVNAAQALRMATINGARALGLEDVTGSLEVGKSADLITVNIAASNMIPVYNDYSAVVYAMNSKNIRSSMVHGEWIMLDRVVLRIDKDEAIEDLKNIIVKNNK; this is translated from the coding sequence ATGGAAAAATTAATCTGTAATGCCCGGATACTGACGATGAATGCCGGCATGGATGTTATTGCTGACGGATATATCCGGATTAAAGACGGAAAGATTGAGGCTATCGGCCCGATGGAAGAATGTCATGTAGAGAATTTTCCGGGAGAAATAAAGGATGTTCGAGGCATGTTGGTAATGCCGGGATTTGTGAATACACATACACATGTGCCGATGACGATGTTGCGGGGATACGCAGACGATTTGCCTTTGCATACCTGGTTGACGGAACATATTTTTCCGGCGGAAGCCAGATTGGTGACGCCTGAAAATGTAAGGATCGCTACCCGTTTGGCTTTTGTGGAAATGATCAAGTCGGGAACGACTTGTTTTAACGATATGTATTTTTTTGAGGATGTGATTGCGGACGAGGCTAGAAAGGCTGGAATACGGGGTGTTATGAACGAGTCGGTTATCGATTTCCCGACCTCCAGCTTTAAGTCTGTAGATGAGGGACTGGCAATATCCGAGAAACTGATTCGGGAATGGCAGGGAGATCCTCTTATTCATCCTTCTGTTACGGTGCATGCTCCCTATACCTGTTCGAAAGAAACTTTACAGAAAGCTAAATGTCTGGCCGATCGTTATACTACTTTGCTGCAAATTCATGTTGCGGAGACCCGGAAAGAAGTCGAAGATATTACTGCCCGTACCGGAATGCCTCCTGCCGAATACTTGTATTCGATCGGCCTGCTCGACCGGAACGTTATTGCTGCGCATTGTGTATGGTTGAATGCCCGTGAGGTGCGACTGATGGCAGAATGCGGGACTTCTATCGGCCATTGTCCGAAAAGTAATTTGAAGCTGGCCAGTGGAATTGCCGATACGGATACTTATTTGAAGGCAGGTATAACGGTCGGTATCGGTACCGACGGTACGGCCAGTAACAATACGTTGGATATGGTGGAAGAAATGCGTTTTGCAGCTTTACTTCCTAAAGCCATGCATTATGACCCGGAAGCAGTAAATGCTGCGCAGGCTTTACGAATGGCAACTATAAACGGAGCCCGGGCATTGGGTTTGGAGGATGTAACCGGTTCTTTGGAAGTCGGAAAAAGTGCCGACCTGATAACGGTGAATATAGCTGCCAGTAATATGATACCAGTATATAACGATTACTCGGCTGTCGTTTATGCCATGAACAGTAAAAATATTCGTTCTTCCATGGTACATGGAGAATGGATCATGTTGGACCGTGTCGTTCTGCGTATTGATAAAGACGAGGCTATCGAAGATTTAAAAAATATCATTGTAAAAAATAACAAATAA
- a CDS encoding discoidin domain-containing protein: protein MKRPYLKPLYILILLPLLGYGCKTAKKEYQPAYALNIVYFLPKDKLPIENYRQRLSDILLYTQDFYRQGMKNNGFGDKTFGLRKDSDGKVKISVIPAQQNADYYPYEGGGWKAVREIDAWFAEHPEEKSSEHTLVFMPTITEDTNPGGVPFYGLGKICFALDYKYFDLKHLGDPLLAKWLGGMAHELGHGLNLPHNSETVSTRQSHGTALMGNGNYTLSIKPTFLTKASCGILNNCQVFSSVKQDFYSQPDTAGPVIRNLHIEFKEHTIDIRSGFNIPLPFNGINIYYDNAPYGEVNTDYDAESFFVKPQQQDSLAFRIPKNELFNFAGADFQIRIIFLCTNGSTYYITVPFNKNSPADFHFIKKTELNKSKWSVTASDMQPDSPVSNILDGNIQTFWHSSWFPYKKDFPHNLTITLDKTQKIRGLTFTQRNNLHGAIKEILIRIRTKGKWKKIGLYTLKAEHFQEIDFPQPENVEAFSIDILSNHTENDPKIATLAEIGAY from the coding sequence ATGAAAAGACCGTATCTGAAGCCCCTTTACATTCTCATATTATTACCCTTATTGGGGTATGGTTGCAAAACCGCAAAAAAAGAATACCAACCTGCTTACGCCTTGAACATCGTATATTTTTTACCCAAAGACAAACTACCGATAGAAAACTACCGGCAACGGTTAAGCGATATCCTGCTTTATACACAGGATTTCTACCGCCAAGGGATGAAAAATAACGGTTTCGGAGATAAAACCTTCGGACTTCGAAAAGATTCCGACGGGAAAGTAAAGATATCAGTCATTCCGGCACAGCAGAATGCAGACTATTACCCATATGAAGGAGGTGGATGGAAAGCGGTCCGGGAAATCGACGCCTGGTTCGCAGAACACCCGGAAGAAAAAAGCAGCGAACATACTCTTGTTTTTATGCCGACCATCACGGAAGATACAAATCCGGGCGGGGTTCCTTTTTACGGACTGGGTAAAATTTGTTTTGCCTTGGATTATAAATATTTTGATTTAAAACACCTGGGAGATCCGCTGTTAGCCAAATGGTTGGGCGGCATGGCCCATGAACTCGGGCATGGCCTGAATTTACCCCACAACAGCGAAACAGTATCCACGCGGCAAAGTCACGGTACAGCCCTCATGGGGAACGGTAACTACACATTAAGTATAAAACCGACCTTCCTGACAAAAGCCAGTTGTGGGATTCTCAACAATTGTCAGGTATTTTCTTCCGTTAAGCAAGACTTTTATTCCCAACCGGATACGGCGGGCCCTGTCATCCGGAACTTACACATCGAATTCAAGGAACATACCATAGATATTCGTAGCGGATTCAATATACCGCTTCCGTTTAACGGCATCAATATTTATTACGACAATGCACCCTACGGGGAAGTAAACACGGACTACGATGCAGAATCATTCTTTGTAAAACCACAGCAACAAGACAGCCTCGCTTTCCGTATTCCGAAAAACGAACTTTTTAACTTTGCAGGAGCGGATTTTCAAATCAGAATTATTTTTCTTTGCACCAATGGCTCCACATATTACATCACAGTTCCTTTCAACAAAAACTCCCCGGCAGATTTTCATTTTATCAAAAAAACAGAACTAAATAAATCAAAATGGTCTGTAACGGCATCAGATATGCAACCCGACTCTCCAGTTTCAAATATTTTAGATGGAAATATCCAAACCTTTTGGCATTCATCCTGGTTTCCTTATAAAAAAGATTTTCCGCACAACCTGACCATTACGCTGGACAAAACACAAAAAATCCGGGGTCTAACCTTTACGCAACGAAATAATTTACACGGAGCGATAAAAGAAATCCTTATTCGTATCCGTACAAAAGGAAAATGGAAAAAGATCGGGTTATACACCCTCAAAGCCGAACACTTCCAAGAAATTGATTTTCCACAACCCGAAAACGTAGAAGCATTTTCGATAGATATTCTATCCAATCATACAGAAAATGATCCGAAAATTGCAACGTTGGCTGAAATCGGAGCATACTAA
- a CDS encoding DUF3078 domain-containing protein, with protein sequence MRKLIIVCLVLNTVCLSLRGEETVKKDSSWSLSGMSALTLSQVSLSNWSAGGEDAIGFNVQFAYNADYKKAKHLWQNRLELAYGLNRTETDGSKKTNDKIYISSTYGYGLTKSLYVSSMVSFNSQFAKGYDYKPDPRVLISRFMAPGYLMGGLGLTWNPKVYFTATLSAISWRGTFVTSDVLSEQGAYGVKPGEHLFSEMGGNLKLEVNYEFMKNMTIYSRVDFFSNYLEDTKNVDVRWDVLLNMKVNKWFSANISTNMIYDNDTKIVQKDGSKGPRLQFKEVLGVGFQVNF encoded by the coding sequence ATGAGAAAATTAATAATCGTTTGTTTGGTGTTGAATACGGTGTGTTTGTCTCTTCGGGGAGAAGAGACTGTCAAAAAAGATTCCAGTTGGTCCCTCTCCGGAATGTCGGCTTTGACTTTATCGCAGGTCAGTCTCAGCAATTGGTCGGCGGGAGGTGAGGACGCTATCGGTTTTAATGTACAGTTTGCATACAATGCAGACTATAAAAAAGCAAAACATCTTTGGCAAAATCGTCTGGAGCTGGCTTACGGGTTGAACCGGACAGAAACAGACGGATCGAAAAAGACGAATGATAAAATTTATATTTCTTCAACCTATGGTTATGGGCTGACAAAAAGTTTGTATGTCAGCAGTATGGTGAGTTTTAATTCGCAGTTTGCAAAAGGTTATGACTATAAGCCGGACCCGAGAGTATTGATTTCCCGCTTTATGGCACCCGGTTATTTGATGGGAGGTCTTGGTCTGACCTGGAATCCGAAGGTTTATTTTACGGCAACTTTATCGGCGATATCGTGGAGAGGAACGTTTGTTACCAGCGATGTGCTTTCTGAACAAGGAGCTTATGGAGTAAAGCCCGGAGAGCATTTGTTCTCGGAGATGGGAGGTAATTTGAAGCTAGAGGTAAATTATGAATTCATGAAAAATATGACAATTTATTCCCGGGTTGATTTTTTCTCAAATTATCTGGAAGATACAAAAAATGTGGATGTCCGTTGGGATGTGTTGTTAAATATGAAAGTGAATAAATGGTTCTCTGCCAATATTTCCACAAATATGATTTATGATAACGATACGAAAATCGTACAAAAAGACGGTTCCAAGGGACCACGCCTCCAGTTCAAGGAGGTTTTGGGTGTCGGTTTTCAAGTGAATTTCTAA
- a CDS encoding rhomboid family intramembrane serine protease, with amino-acid sequence MVTYAIIAITVVVSFLCFNNRQLFEKLALNPYRVVHAHEWYRVITHGFVHADGTHLFVNMFTYWSFGTYIEKVFEVADWGTGYYLLLYFGAMVIASVPDLIRYRNASWYRSIGASGAVSAILFTSIFLNPWDKILLFAVIPVPGILFGVVYLIYCQYMAKRGGDNINHNAHFYGAVYGFIFPLFMNPGLFSVFLNHFQR; translated from the coding sequence ATGGTAACTTATGCTATTATTGCCATTACGGTTGTGGTATCTTTCCTGTGCTTCAATAACCGGCAGTTATTTGAGAAATTGGCGCTTAATCCTTACCGGGTTGTCCACGCTCACGAATGGTACCGTGTTATTACGCATGGCTTCGTGCATGCCGACGGAACACATCTCTTCGTGAATATGTTTACGTATTGGTCATTCGGTACTTATATTGAGAAGGTATTTGAGGTCGCAGATTGGGGAACGGGATATTATCTGTTGCTTTACTTCGGTGCGATGGTGATAGCATCCGTTCCGGATTTGATACGCTATCGCAATGCTTCCTGGTATCGTTCTATCGGGGCGTCGGGTGCTGTTTCGGCCATTTTGTTTACCTCCATATTCCTGAATCCGTGGGATAAGATACTATTGTTTGCGGTAATACCTGTTCCGGGAATTCTTTTCGGGGTGGTTTATCTGATTTATTGTCAGTATATGGCTAAGCGGGGTGGGGACAACATCAATCATAATGCCCACTTTTACGGAGCCGTTTACGGCTTTATCTTTCCGCTTTTTATGAACCCCGGGTTGTTTTCTGTTTTTTTAAATCATTTCCAGAGATAA
- a CDS encoding YciI family protein, with protein MFVLLVNYKKTLRDVEENLDAHRAYLDKYYALRKFIFSGRRNPRTGGCILCNAVSEAEVNEIIKEDPFYYKGIADYQVIDVTLTKYAEGFEKFL; from the coding sequence ATGTTTGTATTGTTAGTCAATTATAAAAAAACTCTTCGGGATGTGGAGGAAAATCTGGACGCGCACAGGGCGTATTTGGATAAATATTATGCTCTTCGTAAATTTATTTTCTCAGGAAGGAGAAACCCGCGTACCGGAGGTTGTATTCTTTGTAATGCGGTTAGTGAGGCAGAAGTGAATGAAATCATAAAAGAGGATCCTTTTTATTATAAAGGGATAGCCGATTATCAGGTGATAGATGTTACATTGACCAAATATGCCGAAGGATTTGAAAAATTTCTTTAA
- a CDS encoding 1,9-bis(guanidino)-5-aza-nonane synthase yields MEKKDLLKDTIKHIDIKSYDSTQLIDAMRDMSFTSRDTARAADILMKMVKEKECTNILTIAGSTSAAGCMQVYVDMVRNKMIDVVVATGASIIDMDLFEALGFKHYKGHQDVPDMQLRDLYIDRIYDTFIDEEELQVCDHTTYEIANNLEPRPYSSREFIWEIGKWLTKHSKKKDSLIQTCYECGVPIFCPAFSDCSAGFGIGKHQWEHPDKHLSIDSVKDFIELTMIKMNAPTTGLFMIGGGTPKNFAQDTVVCAEILGHEVPMHKYAVQITVADVRDGACSSSTLKEACSWGKVDVTYEQMVYAEGTTVIPLIASYVYHSNAWKDREYKNWAKLYEKK; encoded by the coding sequence ATGGAAAAGAAAGATTTATTAAAAGACACGATTAAGCACATCGACATTAAGTCTTACGACTCAACCCAGTTGATTGACGCTATGCGCGATATGTCATTCACCTCCCGCGATACGGCCCGTGCTGCCGATATCCTGATGAAAATGGTGAAGGAAAAAGAGTGTACTAATATTCTTACCATTGCCGGTAGTACGAGTGCAGCCGGATGTATGCAGGTTTATGTGGATATGGTCCGCAACAAGATGATAGATGTTGTGGTGGCTACCGGAGCTTCCATCATCGATATGGATTTGTTTGAAGCTTTGGGCTTTAAGCACTACAAGGGACATCAGGACGTTCCTGACATGCAGTTGAGAGATTTGTATATCGACCGTATCTACGATACATTTATCGATGAAGAAGAATTGCAGGTTTGCGATCATACGACTTATGAGATTGCTAATAATTTAGAGCCGCGTCCGTATTCTTCCCGTGAGTTTATATGGGAAATCGGTAAATGGCTGACCAAACATTCCAAGAAAAAGGATAGCCTGATTCAGACATGCTACGAATGCGGAGTGCCCATTTTCTGTCCGGCATTTTCAGATTGCAGTGCCGGTTTCGGTATCGGCAAACACCAATGGGAACATCCGGATAAACATTTGTCGATCGATTCTGTAAAAGATTTTATCGAATTGACGATGATTAAAATGAATGCCCCGACAACCGGTTTGTTTATGATCGGTGGCGGTACGCCGAAAAATTTTGCTCAGGATACAGTTGTATGTGCTGAAATTTTAGGTCACGAAGTACCGATGCACAAATATGCCGTACAGATTACGGTAGCAGATGTGCGTGACGGAGCCTGTTCTTCTTCTACTTTGAAAGAAGCTTGTTCCTGGGGTAAGGTAGACGTAACTTACGAACAGATGGTATATGCAGAAGGTACGACAGTTATTCCGCTGATCGCCAGTTATGTATATCACAGTAACGCCTGGAAAGACCGGGAATATAAAAACTGGGCGAAGTTGTACGAGAAGAAATGA
- a CDS encoding TlpA family protein disulfide reductase has protein sequence MNGIRQTVDMPADLFVADTFRMPNIKIEVKKDAQGRTVIDTAQFKQAARTYKAQYEQQLSAFFVGKPFPDFALPDPSGKVWKNSDLKGKVTLINTWKISCRPCKKEMPALNELMKNYPDYQFWAISPNTSREIKEIVENTPFHFTQLTEGKQFLDDNHLTAFPVDLIIDKKGIVRFVLYGGDAETHKRLKDALDRMNAE, from the coding sequence ATGAACGGAATAAGACAAACCGTCGATATGCCTGCGGATTTGTTTGTTGCTGATACTTTTCGGATGCCTAACATAAAGATAGAGGTGAAAAAGGATGCGCAGGGGCGCACGGTGATAGATACGGCTCAATTTAAGCAAGCTGCACGGACGTATAAAGCTCAGTATGAACAACAGCTCTCTGCTTTTTTCGTCGGGAAGCCATTTCCGGATTTTGCTTTGCCGGATCCTTCGGGAAAAGTCTGGAAAAATTCAGATCTGAAAGGGAAGGTAACATTGATCAATACCTGGAAAATCTCTTGCAGACCTTGTAAAAAGGAGATGCCGGCTTTAAATGAATTGATGAAAAACTATCCCGATTACCAGTTTTGGGCTATTTCTCCCAATACTTCCCGGGAAATAAAAGAGATTGTAGAAAATACACCTTTTCATTTTACGCAGTTGACGGAAGGAAAACAGTTTTTAGATGACAATCACCTTACGGCATTTCCTGTCGATTTAATCATCGATAAAAAGGGAATTGTGCGTTTCGTTTTGTATGGGGGAGATGCAGAAACGCATAAGCGTTTGAAAGATGCGTTAGACCGGATGAATGCGGAATAA
- a CDS encoding murein L,D-transpeptidase catalytic domain family protein: MRKTWLLLILVCCCHISIGKSVLPRTEGVNYRRLYQELGIGQTIGFPAFYKALENYHKYRSEKQDKLVVIDFTKPSTEKRFCVIDMQQKQVLFETYVSHGKNSGGNYATSFSNQPGSFKSSLGLFRTGETYYGKNGYSLVLEGLEKGINDKAKERAIVIHGASYADPALIPAQGRLGRSLGCPALPPVVSQKVIDTIKEGMLLYIYGNNKV; this comes from the coding sequence ATGAGAAAAACGTGGCTTTTATTAATCCTTGTGTGTTGTTGTCATATTTCTATCGGAAAGTCAGTTCTGCCCAGAACAGAGGGGGTAAACTACCGCCGCCTGTACCAAGAACTTGGTATCGGACAAACAATCGGATTTCCGGCTTTTTACAAAGCCTTGGAAAACTACCACAAATACCGTTCTGAAAAACAGGACAAACTGGTTGTGATAGACTTTACCAAGCCTTCTACGGAAAAAAGATTTTGCGTCATAGATATGCAACAGAAACAGGTCCTATTTGAAACTTATGTATCACACGGAAAAAATAGCGGAGGAAATTATGCGACATCCTTCTCTAACCAACCCGGTTCTTTTAAAAGCTCGCTGGGACTTTTCCGGACAGGGGAAACCTATTACGGAAAAAACGGATATTCTTTAGTTTTAGAAGGCTTGGAAAAGGGGATAAATGATAAGGCCAAAGAACGGGCCATTGTCATTCACGGAGCCTCTTATGCCGATCCGGCCCTCATCCCGGCCCAAGGGCGTTTAGGACGCAGTCTGGGTTGTCCGGCATTGCCGCCCGTCGTCAGCCAGAAAGTGATCGACACGATCAAAGAAGGCATGCTTTTATATATCTACGGAAACAACAAGGTCTGA
- the speB gene encoding agmatinase, which produces MEKQNYGGLDNEFTSYKDAKIVVLPVPYDGTSTWLKGADKGPDAILEASANMELYDIETDSEVYTQGIATLDPVTESSSPEAMSDAVEMQVDTLLKDKKFPVLLGGEHSVSIGSIRAFAKHYEDFSVLQLDAHSDMRDSYEGSDHNHACIMARAKEMASVAQVGIRSSCIEEKHNIDPDRIFYAHEIKESSNWMYDVSEKLSDNVYVTIDLDVFDPAYMPSTGTPEPDGLTYREVMNFLKLINERHNIIGLDVVELCPNETNKAPDFLASKLIYQILSMKFNNR; this is translated from the coding sequence ATGGAAAAACAGAATTACGGAGGATTGGATAATGAATTTACAAGCTACAAAGATGCTAAAATTGTAGTGTTGCCTGTTCCTTATGACGGTACCAGTACCTGGCTGAAGGGTGCTGATAAGGGGCCGGACGCTATTTTGGAAGCTTCTGCTAACATGGAATTGTATGATATTGAAACGGATTCGGAAGTTTATACGCAGGGAATAGCTACTCTGGACCCGGTAACCGAGTCCTCTTCTCCGGAAGCCATGTCGGATGCCGTTGAAATGCAGGTGGATACCCTTCTGAAAGATAAGAAATTTCCGGTTTTGTTGGGTGGGGAACATTCTGTCAGTATCGGTTCTATCCGTGCTTTTGCCAAGCATTATGAAGATTTTTCGGTGTTACAACTAGATGCACATTCGGATATGCGTGACTCATACGAAGGGTCCGATCACAATCATGCCTGTATTATGGCACGCGCTAAAGAAATGGCGTCTGTGGCTCAGGTGGGAATCCGCAGTTCCTGTATTGAAGAAAAACACAACATCGATCCGGACCGGATTTTTTATGCACATGAAATTAAAGAGTCTTCGAACTGGATGTACGATGTATCTGAAAAGTTGAGTGATAATGTTTATGTGACGATAGACCTGGATGTTTTTGATCCGGCGTACATGCCTTCGACCGGTACGCCTGAACCGGACGGTTTGACCTATCGGGAAGTGATGAATTTTTTGAAACTGATCAATGAACGTCACAATATCATCGGTCTGGATGTTGTGGAATTGTGTCCGAATGAAACGAATAAAGCCCCGGATTTTCTGGCATCTAAATTGATTTATCAGATTTTGAGTATGAAATTCAATAATCGATGA